From one Flavobacterium kingsejongi genomic stretch:
- the istB gene encoding IS21-like element helper ATPase IstB: MNESTVTKMKQMKLYGMFNAFKTAIESGKTDHYTLDQFVSMIIDAEWDERYNRRIERSITNAKFHYKSNIESINFDVSRNLDRNMVLRLAECEFIEKNENILITGSTGVGKSYLGTALGYQACIQGFKVSYFNTSKLFARLKMAKADGTYLRELTKIQRQDVIILDDFGLQALDSHNRITLLEIIEDRHNNGSIIVTSQIPVQGWYDIIGEKTIADAILDRLIHQSHRLELHGESMRKKRGINKE; this comes from the coding sequence ATGAATGAATCCACAGTAACCAAAATGAAACAAATGAAGCTTTATGGCATGTTTAATGCTTTTAAAACAGCCATTGAAAGCGGGAAAACAGATCATTATACCCTTGACCAGTTTGTATCGATGATTATTGATGCAGAATGGGATGAAAGGTACAATCGTCGTATTGAACGAAGTATCACTAATGCCAAATTCCATTACAAATCAAATATTGAAAGTATCAATTTTGATGTATCACGTAACCTGGACCGAAACATGGTACTGCGTCTGGCAGAATGCGAATTTATAGAGAAAAACGAAAACATTTTAATCACTGGAAGCACCGGTGTCGGTAAAAGTTATTTAGGTACTGCATTAGGTTATCAAGCCTGTATACAGGGTTTTAAGGTAAGTTATTTTAATACCTCAAAATTGTTCGCTAGACTAAAAATGGCTAAAGCAGATGGTACTTATCTACGGGAACTTACCAAAATACAAAGACAGGATGTTATAATACTTGATGATTTTGGACTCCAGGCACTTGACAGCCATAACCGAATTACTCTTTTAGAGATCATAGAGGACAGGCATAATAACGGCTCTATAATCGTGACATCACAAATACCAGTTCAAGGCTGGTATGATATAATTGGAGAAAAAACGATAGCCGATGCAATATTAGACAGACTTATACACCAATCTCATAGGCTTGAATTACATGGAGAATCCATGAGAAAGAAAAGAGGAATAAACAAAGAGTGA
- a CDS encoding site-specific integrase, which produces MLESSYGLTFFLKVPRKKSNIRYIYLRITVDCIPKETSTKRKWDITRWDQKAERAIGTKEDANAINFFLTSIESKVNQYRNDLLYAEHSITSQKIIDFIMGRLAPKVKVLEEFLKHNNELRALVDVGEYAIGTHKRFEISKKHVKEFLLYKFNLEDIEFRDLNYEFIKDYEFYLKTVKSCNNNTALKYITNFRKIVRLAIDKEIIKEDPFKKFKGKKTKTRKKPLTAVELHKIENYTFSTPRLTVIRDVFIFQCYTGLAYIDAFQLKKEDIKIGIDGEYWIMSERQKTESETNIPLLPKVQIPVILITPFRFKVST; this is translated from the coding sequence ATGTTAGAAAGCAGCTATGGATTAACCTTCTTTTTGAAGGTTCCCCGAAAAAAAAGCAATATCAGGTATATCTACCTGAGAATTACGGTTGATTGCATTCCCAAGGAAACTTCTACCAAACGTAAATGGGATATTACCAGATGGGATCAAAAAGCTGAAAGAGCTATAGGAACAAAGGAAGATGCCAATGCCATTAATTTTTTCCTTACTTCAATTGAATCTAAGGTCAACCAATATAGGAATGACTTACTTTATGCGGAACATTCTATTACATCACAAAAAATAATAGACTTTATTATGGGACGACTAGCTCCCAAAGTAAAAGTGCTTGAAGAATTTCTTAAGCATAATAACGAATTGCGCGCACTTGTGGATGTGGGGGAATATGCCATTGGAACACATAAACGATTTGAAATATCGAAAAAACATGTAAAAGAGTTCCTTTTGTACAAATTTAACTTGGAAGATATTGAGTTTCGTGACCTGAATTATGAATTCATAAAAGATTATGAGTTTTATCTTAAAACAGTAAAGAGTTGCAATAACAACACAGCATTAAAGTACATTACAAATTTCAGAAAAATTGTAAGACTAGCAATTGATAAGGAAATCATCAAGGAAGACCCTTTCAAAAAGTTTAAAGGGAAAAAGACAAAAACAAGGAAAAAACCACTAACAGCAGTTGAATTGCATAAGATTGAAAATTATACTTTTTCTACTCCAAGATTGACTGTTATACGTGACGTATTTATCTTCCAATGTTATACTGGCCTTGCGTACATTGATGCCTTCCAATTAAAAAAAGAAGATATCAAGATAGGCATAGATGGTGAATACTGGATTATGTCAGAACGCCAAAAAACAGAATCAGAAACAAATATTCCATTGCTACCCAAAGTGCAAATTCCGGTTATATTGATCACCCCATTCCGTTTTAAAGTGAGCACCTGA
- the istA gene encoding IS21 family transposase yields the protein MANKITDMSKIRKVIKFYCNGKSKLFISSYLSLSRNTVKKYISLFEVLELSFELIDQKTDAELELLFSQTSVEAISPRLQTLYDFFPKMERELKKVGVTVQHMWEQYIAVNPDGYRTSQFHYHYNIWGKRVNPVMHMNHKAGDKMYVDYAGKTLSIIDIDTGEVKEVQFFVAILGASQYTYAEASMSQQKENFVDSVENAMRFFEGTPAAIVPDNLKSAVIKSSRFEPTINETLADLAEHYETTILPARAYRPRDKSLVEGAVKILYRRIYVTIKETKFFSLEELNQQIWDLLDSHNNRKLTGRPYSRFELFLEDEKEKLRPLPQDRFEIKYQSFATVMQNGHVQLSQDKNYYSVPYQYVKKKAKLLYTKSTVEIYYKYNRIAVHPRNYKPYVYTTTPEHLASTHQFVAQWSAARFIEWANNIDESVGEYIMQIIESRNHPEQAYKSCLGILNFEKKVGRQRLINACRRALDFKIYNFKTIQNILENNLDHIDFDQEPEQELPDHSNIRGKHYYN from the coding sequence ATGGCAAACAAAATAACAGACATGAGTAAAATTAGAAAAGTAATTAAATTCTATTGTAATGGAAAGAGTAAGTTATTTATAAGTAGCTACTTATCCCTTTCAAGAAATACGGTAAAGAAATATATTTCTTTATTTGAAGTTCTCGAATTAAGCTTTGAATTAATCGACCAAAAAACCGATGCAGAGCTGGAACTTTTATTCTCCCAGACTAGTGTAGAGGCCATTAGCCCGAGATTACAGACACTTTATGATTTTTTTCCTAAAATGGAACGTGAACTAAAAAAAGTTGGCGTTACCGTACAGCATATGTGGGAACAATATATTGCTGTAAATCCTGATGGTTATCGAACTTCACAATTTCATTATCATTACAATATATGGGGCAAACGAGTTAATCCGGTCATGCATATGAACCATAAGGCTGGTGATAAAATGTATGTTGATTATGCCGGAAAGACACTCTCAATTATTGATATAGATACTGGAGAAGTCAAAGAAGTACAATTTTTTGTAGCAATATTGGGCGCTAGCCAATACACGTATGCTGAAGCTTCCATGAGCCAGCAAAAGGAAAACTTTGTTGACTCGGTAGAAAATGCCATGCGCTTTTTTGAAGGCACTCCTGCCGCCATTGTTCCAGATAATTTAAAATCTGCCGTAATAAAAAGCAGTCGTTTTGAACCGACAATCAATGAAACCCTGGCTGATTTAGCAGAACATTACGAAACCACAATTTTACCTGCCAGAGCTTACAGGCCCAGAGACAAGTCACTAGTTGAAGGAGCTGTTAAGATATTATATCGAAGGATTTATGTAACCATAAAAGAAACTAAGTTCTTTTCTCTGGAAGAATTAAACCAGCAGATCTGGGATTTACTTGACTCTCACAATAACAGAAAACTGACAGGACGCCCTTATTCCCGCTTTGAATTATTTTTAGAAGACGAGAAAGAAAAACTGCGTCCACTCCCACAAGATCGTTTTGAAATTAAATACCAGTCTTTTGCAACAGTAATGCAAAACGGTCATGTTCAATTAAGCCAGGACAAAAACTATTACAGCGTTCCGTATCAATATGTAAAGAAGAAAGCCAAGCTGTTATATACCAAATCAACAGTAGAGATTTATTATAAATACAATCGAATAGCTGTACATCCAAGAAACTACAAACCTTATGTCTATACAACAACTCCTGAGCATTTAGCCAGTACACATCAATTTGTAGCCCAATGGAGTGCTGCCCGCTTCATTGAATGGGCTAATAATATTGATGAGTCAGTAGGAGAATATATAATGCAGATAATCGAAAGCAGAAATCATCCAGAACAGGCTTATAAAAGCTGTTTAGGAATACTGAATTTTGAAAAAAAGGTAGGCAGACAGCGATTAATAAATGCCTGCAGGCGGGCACTTGATTTTAAAATTTACAATTTTAAGACCATACAAAACATTTTAGAAAACAACTTGGATCATATTGATTTTGATCAAGAACCTGAGCAGGAACTTCCCGATCACAGTAACATAAGAGGAAAACACTATTATAACTAA